One genomic segment of Candidatus Saccharimonadales bacterium includes these proteins:
- the ruvC gene encoding crossover junction endodeoxyribonuclease RuvC, whose protein sequence is MRIIGIDPGTGILGFGVIDAKAGRTTLVTAGVITTPAHTPLADRLEEIYLELTSIIKETKPEFMAIEQLFFAKNVTTAMSVSHARGVAMLTGKQAKLKIEEYTPLQIKQTITGYGKADKKQVQEMVRIQLGLKDVPKPDDCADALAAAIMCAFMIKMQ, encoded by the coding sequence ATGAGAATCATTGGGATTGACCCGGGTACTGGAATCTTGGGGTTTGGCGTTATTGACGCCAAGGCAGGGAGGACGACGCTGGTGACAGCGGGTGTTATTACGACACCCGCACACACTCCCCTTGCGGATAGGCTAGAGGAGATATACCTAGAGCTTACCAGCATCATTAAAGAAACCAAGCCCGAATTTATGGCAATCGAACAACTGTTTTTTGCTAAAAACGTGACGACCGCAATGAGCGTGTCGCATGCCCGTGGCGTTGCAATGTTAACAGGCAAGCAGGCAAAGCTAAAAATCGAAGAGTACACTCCCCTTCAAATCAAACAAACAATTACAGGGTATGGCAAGGCTGATAAAAAGCAGGTACAAGAAATGGTGCGAATCCAGCTAGGATTAAAAGACGTGCCAAAACCCGATGACTGCGCCGATGCACTTGCCGCCGCAATTATGTGCGCGTTTATGATTAAAATGCAGTAG
- a CDS encoding YebC/PmpR family DNA-binding transcriptional regulator, producing MSGHSKWSTIKREKGAKDAKRGAVFTKIGNQIAIAARSGVDPTMNSALALAIEKAKQANMPNNNIQRAIDRVSDKNAAVMEEATYEGYGPGGMGIIVETATDNKNRTYPEVRSAFTKNGGSMAEPGSVAFQFTRKGVIRVAASGEDALLTILDAGAEDAVEEDGEVIVYTEQKDLAKVRTALIDAGLEVKEAELQYVPNAPVEISDPETARKAFKVLDALDELDDVVNVHTNADITVEPAE from the coding sequence ATGTCAGGACACAGCAAGTGGTCAACAATTAAGCGTGAAAAAGGTGCAAAAGACGCCAAGCGTGGTGCTGTATTTACAAAAATTGGTAATCAGATTGCTATTGCGGCTCGTAGTGGAGTCGACCCGACAATGAACTCGGCATTAGCCCTAGCAATTGAGAAGGCTAAACAGGCGAATATGCCTAACAATAATATTCAACGTGCCATCGATCGTGTAAGCGACAAGAACGCCGCCGTCATGGAAGAGGCAACATATGAAGGGTATGGGCCTGGAGGCATGGGTATCATCGTTGAAACAGCGACTGACAACAAAAACCGAACTTACCCAGAAGTGCGCAGTGCTTTTACTAAGAATGGCGGAAGCATGGCAGAACCTGGCAGCGTAGCGTTTCAATTTACGCGAAAGGGCGTTATTCGCGTTGCCGCGAGCGGTGAAGACGCGCTTTTGACCATTCTCGATGCAGGTGCAGAAGATGCCGTTGAAGAAGACGGGGAAGTGATCGTGTACACTGAGCAAAAAGATCTAGCCAAAGTGCGTACAGCACTCATTGACGCAGGTCTAGAAGTGAAAGAAGCCGAACTGCAATACGTTCCTAATGCTCCTGTTGAAATTAGTGATCCAGAGACAGCGCGAAAAGCCTTTAAAGTTCTTGATGCGCTTGATGAGCTAGACGACGTCGTAAACGTTCACACTAATGCCGACATTACGGTCGAACCTGCAGAATAA
- a CDS encoding prepilin-type N-terminal cleavage/methylation domain-containing protein, translating into MGNLKKIHTKGFTLVELLVVIVIISILASISIIAYNGSQGRARDSRRQNDIAELAKGLELYYLDNHKYPTSGGATVMSNAWNTTADASWQTLVTALKPYMDNNVPSDPTSTSNVNVLTPVGYNYAYLSNNAATSCGAGFNQMYLIVYRLEGSAQTNTLNGNCTTAPVISPYANISNYRMTRI; encoded by the coding sequence GTGGGCAACCTAAAAAAGATTCATACTAAAGGATTCACTCTGGTTGAGCTTTTAGTCGTTATTGTTATCATCAGTATTTTGGCGTCAATTAGCATCATTGCATATAACGGCAGCCAAGGGCGTGCGCGGGATAGCAGGCGACAGAACGATATTGCTGAGCTTGCCAAGGGCCTGGAGCTGTATTATTTGGATAATCATAAATACCCAACCAGTGGCGGCGCAACGGTAATGAGCAATGCTTGGAATACAACGGCAGATGCTAGCTGGCAAACACTTGTGACTGCACTGAAGCCATACATGGACAACAACGTGCCATCCGATCCAACCAGTACGTCAAATGTCAACGTTTTGACACCAGTCGGCTACAATTACGCTTACCTTTCTAATAATGCGGCGACCTCATGCGGAGCGGGCTTTAACCAGATGTATCTGATTGTCTATCGATTAGAAGGTAGTGCGCAGACGAACACGCTCAACGGTAACTGTACGACCGCACCGGTAATAAGTCCGTATGCGAACATTAGTAATTACCGGATGACACGTATTTAA